One part of the Lotus japonicus ecotype B-129 chromosome 2, LjGifu_v1.2 genome encodes these proteins:
- the LOC130741393 gene encoding uncharacterized protein LOC130741393 isoform X2 yields the protein MAAEGVSLNHISRESTDIKRLAQFYKEVFGFEEVESPVFGEFKVVWLRLPSSLLYLHVIERNPNNNLPEGPWSATAPVVDPSHLPRGHHLCFSVSNLQSLLQTLKVMVWRLQVRKTSSS from the exons ATGGCAGCAGAAGGAGTGAGCCTGAACCATATATCACGAGAATCCACCGATATCAAACGTCTCGCCCAATTCTACAAAGAG GTTTTTGGATTCGAGGAAGTGGAGAGCCCTGTGTTCGGAGAGTTCAAGGTTGTGTGGCTGCGCCTTCcttcctctcttctctatctccacGTCATCGAGCGGAACCCAAACAACAACCTCCCTGAAGGTCCATGGAGTGCCACCGCACCCGTTGTTGACCCCTCCCATCTCCCTAGAGGCCACCATCTCTGCTTCTCTGTTTCCAATCTTCAATCCTTACTTCAAACTCTCAAG GTAATGGTTTGGAGGTTGCAAGTAAGGAAGACTAGCTCATCATAG
- the LOC130741393 gene encoding lactoylglutathione lyase isoform X1, translated as MAAEGVSLNHISRESTDIKRLAQFYKEVFGFEEVESPVFGEFKVVWLRLPSSLLYLHVIERNPNNNLPEGPWSATAPVVDPSHLPRGHHLCFSVSNLQSLLQTLKDKGVETFEKSLPNGKIKQVFFFDPDGNGLEVASKED; from the exons ATGGCAGCAGAAGGAGTGAGCCTGAACCATATATCACGAGAATCCACCGATATCAAACGTCTCGCCCAATTCTACAAAGAG GTTTTTGGATTCGAGGAAGTGGAGAGCCCTGTGTTCGGAGAGTTCAAGGTTGTGTGGCTGCGCCTTCcttcctctcttctctatctccacGTCATCGAGCGGAACCCAAACAACAACCTCCCTGAAGGTCCATGGAGTGCCACCGCACCCGTTGTTGACCCCTCCCATCTCCCTAGAGGCCACCATCTCTGCTTCTCTGTTTCCAATCTTCAATCCTTACTTCAAACTCTCAAG GACAAGGGTGTTGAGACTTTTGAGAAATCACTGCCTAATGGGAAGATCAAACAAGTTTTCTTTTTTGACCCTgatg GTAATGGTTTGGAGGTTGCAAGTAAGGAAGACTAG
- the LOC130741396 gene encoding preprotein translocase subunit SECE1: MALLHAKPFNLLPPFSSSSSSSSSSSSSSCPPPSLTLTTSRTPKPQSLALTPLPMRRRMPVPGVVEENQQSTEPEPESELASELKKAMQERKDKEGGDNFWNGVAQEINEIEWPAFGKVLGTTGVVLSVIFGSSVVLLTVNAVLAELSDKAFAGKGIQDFFT; the protein is encoded by the coding sequence ATGGCGCTTCTGCACGCTAAGCCATTTAACCTCTTACCACCcttctcatcatcatcatcatcatcatcatcatcatcatcatcatcatgtccTCCTCCATCTCTCACTCTCACAACTTCCCGAACCCCAAAACCTCAATCTCTCGCTCTCACTCCACTTCCGATGAGGCGCCGGATGCCGGTTCCCGGCGTCGTCGAGGAAAACCAGCAGAGCACTGAACCCGAACCCGAGTCCGAACTGGCGTCGGAATTGAAGAAGGCGATGCAGGAGAGGAAAGATAAAGAAGGCGGTGACAACTTCTGGAACGGAGTGGCACAAGAGATAAACGAGATCGAGTGGCCCGCGTTTGGGAAGGTGTTGGGTACCACCGGCGTTGTCCTCAGCGTTATCTTCGGTTCCAGCGTCGTTTTGCTCACTGTCAATGCCGTTTTGGCTGAGCTTTCTGATAAGGCTTTTGCCGGCAAAGGGATTCAGGATTTCTTCACCTGA